One window of Alosa sapidissima isolate fAloSap1 chromosome 21, fAloSap1.pri, whole genome shotgun sequence genomic DNA carries:
- the LOC121696113 gene encoding elongation factor 1-alpha, whose amino-acid sequence MGKEKIHINIVVIGHVDSGKSTTTGHLIYKCGGIDKRTIEKFEKEAAEMGKGSFKYAWVLDKLKAERERGITIDIALWKFETTKYYVTIIDAPGHRDFIKNMITGTSQADCAVLIVAAGVGEFEAGISKNGQTREHALLAFTLGVKQLIVGVNKMDSTEPNYSQKRYEEITKEVSAYIKKIGYNPATVAFVPISGWHGDNMLEASSKMPWFKGWKVERKEGNASGTTLLEALDSILPPARPTDKALRLPLQDVYKIGGIGTVPVGRVETGILKPGMVVTFAPSNITTEVKSVEMHHESMPEALPGDNVGFNIKNVSVKDIRRGNVAGDSKNDPPMEAGSFHAQVIILNHPGQISAGYAPVLDCHTAHIACKFAELKEKIDRRSGKKLEDNPKNLKSGDAAIVELIPGKPMCVESFSEYPPLGRFAVRDMRQTVAVGVIKSVEKKVGGQGKVTKSAQKAAKSK is encoded by the exons ATGGGCAAGGAAAAGATCCACATTAACATCGTGGTCATCGGCCACGTCGACTCTGGAAAGTCTACCACCACCGGCCATCTCATCTACAAATGCGGTGGCATCGACAAGAGAACCATTGAGAAATTCGAGAAGGAAGCCGCTGAG ATGGGAAAGGGCTCCTTCAAGTATGCTTGGGTGCTGGACAAACTGAAGGCTGAGCGTGAGCGTGGTATCACCATTGACATTGCTCTCTGGAAGTTCGAGACCACCAAGTACTACGTCACAATTATTGATGCCCCTGGACACAGAGATTTCATCAAGAACATGATCACTGGCACATCCCAG GctgactgtgctgtgctgattgTTGCTGCCGGTGTGGGTGAGTTTGAGGCCGGTATCTCCAAGAACGGACAGACCCGTGAGCACGCCCTCCTGGCTTTTACCCTGGGAGTGAAGCAGCTCATTGTGGGAGTCAACAAGATGGACTCCACTGAACCCAACTACAGCCAGAAGCGTTATGAAGAAATCACCAAGGAAGTCAGCGCTTACATCAAGAAGATCGGTTACAACCCTGCCACCGTTGCCTTTGTGCCCATCTCTGGTTGGCATGGAGACAACATGCTGGAGGCCAGCAGCAAG ATGCCCTGGTTCAAGGGGTGGAAGGTTGAGCGTAAGGAGGGTAATGCCAGTGGTACCACCCTGCTGGAGGCCCTGGACTCCATCCTGCCCCCTGCCCGCCCCACCGACAAGGCCCTGCGTCTGCCCCTGCAGGATGTCTACAAAATTGGAG GTATTGGAACTGTACCCGTGGGCCGTGTGGAGACTGGTATCCTGAAGCCTGGCATGGTTGTGACCTTCGCTCCCTCCAACATCACCACTGAGGTCAAGTCTGTTGAGATGCACCACGAGTCTATGCCAGAGGCTCTACCTGGTGACAACGTTGGCTTCAACATCAAGAACGTGTCCGTCAAGGATATCCGTCGTGGTAACGTGGCTGGCGACAGCAAGAACGACCCCCCAATGGAGGCCGGATCTTTCCACGCTCAG GTAATCATCCTGAACCACCCTGGCCAGATCAGTGCTGGATATGCCCCTGTGCTGGATTGCCACACTGCTCACATTGCCTGCAAGTTCGCTGAGCTGAAGGAGAAGATTGACCGTCGTTCTGGCAAGAAGCTTGAGGACAACCCCAAGAACCTGAAGTCTGGTGATGCCGCCATTGTTGAGCTGATCCCTGGCAAGCCCATGTGTGTGGAGAGCTTCTCTGAATATCCTCCCCTTG GTCGTTTCGCTGTCCGTGACATGAGGCAGACCGTTGCTGTCGGCGTCATCAAGAGTGTCGAGAAGAAGGTTGGAGGCCAGGGCAAGGTCACCAAGTCTGCACAGAAGGCCGCCAAGTCCAAGTGA
- the si:ch1073-513e17.1 gene encoding sialin, translated as MATSGGYSINSAPEDKSDENTPLLTGKGQQTGPKAASQCCSVRYNLAILMFFGFAVVYGLRVNLSVAMVAMVNNTNPQPSLNHTVVQECPGPTPSKDNTTQTPDQPDGTPRFLWDSETQGMLQGAFFFGYLLTQIPGGYLAGRFGGSLFLGGGVLGTAALTLLTPLAAEMGAYWLFALRALEGFGEGVTFPAMMAMWARWAPPLERSRLISLSGAGASFGAFAALPLTGFICHALGWPAVFYCCGGAGCVWALFWFLLVSDDPRTHSRISELEKNYITQSIGSQGSAHGWYVPLLPMLLSVPLWAIIVSQMCANWSYYTLLTSLPTYMDTVLHFDLRQNSFLSALPYLGGLVFSALSGVLADFLLERELLSTTAVRKIFTVIGLLLPAAFLVAVGFVGCSGMLAVTFLTVSSTIGGFSAAGVFINQIDIAPRYAGMLLGITNTFGTIPGVLAPIAVGHLTKDHTLLGWRSVFCVSAVVSAFGALVFTLFGSGKIQSWAVLTETHTEGEESPCGSDP; from the exons ATGGCAACAAGCGGTGGCTACTCTATAAACTCGGCCCCGGAGGACAAATCCGATGAGAACACACCCTTGCTGACAGGCAAAGGGCAGCAGACTGGACCCaaagcag cTTCTCAGTGCTGCTCTGTGCGGTACAATCTGGCCATCCTTATGTTCTTCGGATTCGCTGTTGTCTACGGCCTCCGTGTCAATCTCAGTGTTGCAATGGTAGCCATGGTCAACAACACCAATCCTCAGCCTTCCCTAAACCACACTGTTGTTCAGGAATGCCCTGGACCCACCCCCAGCAAAGATAACACCACACAAACCCCAGACCAGCCAGATGGG ACCCCTCGGTTTCTGTGGGACTCGGAGACTCAGGGCATGTTGCAGGGGGCATTTTTCTTTGGCTACCTGTTGACCCAGATCCCTGGCGGGTACCTGGCCGGGCGCTTTGGGGGAAGCTTGTTTCTGGGGGGCGGCGTGCTGGGGACGGCGGCCTTGACACTTCTGACCCCACTGGCCGCGGAGATGGGGGCCTACTGGCTGTTCGCTCTCAGAGCACTTGAGGGATTTGGAGAG GGGGTGACATTTCCTGCTATGATGGCCATGTGGGCGCGCTGGGCACCCCCTCTGGAGAGGTCACGGCTCATATCCTTGTCAGGTGCGGGAGCGAGCTTTGGGGCGTTTGCAGCGCTCCCCCTCACCGGCTTCATCTGCCATGCGCTGGGATGGCCCGCCGTCTTCTACTGTTGTG GAGGTGCCGGCTGTGTCTGGGCTCTTTTCTGGTTCCTCCTGGTGTCTGATGACCCTCGGACACACTCTCGGATCAGCGAGCTTGAGAAAAACTACATTACCCAGTCTATTGGCTCTCAG GGAAGTGCCCATGGATGGTATGTGCCCCTCCTGCCCATGTTGTTGTCTGTGCCGCTGTGGGCCATTATTGTCTCTCAGATGTGTGCTAACTGGTCCTACTACACCCTTCTGACCTCTTTACCCACATATATGGACACGGTGCTGCACTTTGACCTGCGACAG AACTCATTCCTCTCTGCGCTGCCTTATCTGGGAGGCTTGGTGTTCTCGGCTCTATCCGGTGTACTAGCAGACTTTCTCCTGGAGAGGGAGCTGCTGAGCACCACAGCAGTACGCAAGATCTTCACAGTTATAG GTTTGCTGTTACCTGCTGCGTTCCTGGTTGCCGTAGGCTTTGTGGGATGCAGTGGCATGCTGGCGGTTACGTTCTTGACTGTCTCCTCAACCATAGGGGGCTTCAGTGCAGCTGGAGTCTTCATTAACCAAATCGACATAGCCCCACG ctacGCGGGAATGCTGCTAGGGATCACCAACACATTTGGGACCATTCCGGGAGTCCTCGCACCCATTGCTGTTGGTCACCTGACCAAAGAT CACACCCTGCTGGGCTGGAGGAGCGTGTTCTGTGTGTCGGCTGTTGTGAGTGCCTTTGGAGCACTCGTCTTCACTCTCTTTGGCAGTGGAAAAATCCAGAGCTGGGCGGTTcttacagagacacacactgaaGGAGAGGAGTCTCCATGTGGCAGTGACCCATAA
- the ppt1 gene encoding palmitoyl-protein thioesterase 1, whose protein sequence is MAISTFPMLVGTSLLMLLPSSSLAKDSNVTVPLVIWHGMGDSCCNPLSMGSIKKMVEQEVPGIYVLSLMIGKSIIQDTENGFFMDVNEQVEFVCNQLAQDPKLKDGYNAMGFSQGGQFLRAIAQRCPSPPMKNLISVGGQQQGVYGLPRCPGETSHLCDWIRKKLNSGAYTDLVQKHLVQAQYWHDPLSDDLYKKHSLFLADINQERVLNETYKKNLMALEKFVMVKFLKDTVVDPVVTEWFGFLKTGQAVETETLQESVLYKEDRLGLAQMDKAGKLVFLESDGDHLQFTREWFTAKILPYLL, encoded by the exons ATGGCCATCTCAACATTCCCGATGTTGGTTGGCACATCGCTCCTAATGCTGCTGCCTTCGTCCAGCTTAGCCAAGGACTCCAACGTCACTGTGCCACTGGTGATCTGGCATGGCATGG GTGACAGCTGCTGCAACCCACTCAGCATGGGCTCCATTAAGAAGATGGTGGAGCAGGAGGTGCCAGGCATCTATGTGCTCTCTCTCATGATAGGGAAGTCAATAATACAG GACACAGAAAATGGCTTCTTCATGGATGTGAATGAGCAGGTGGAATTTGTGTGTAACCAGCTGGCACAGGACCCCAAACTGAAGGATGGCTACAATGCCATGGGTTTCTCTCAGGGAGGCCAGTTCCT GAGGGCAATTGCCCAGAGATGCCCATCTCCTCCCATGAAGAACCTGATCTCAGTGGGGGGGCAACAACAGG GAGTGTATGGTCTTCCACGATGCCCAGGGGAGACCTCCCACCTCTGTGACTGGATCCGCAAGAAGCTCAACTCTGGGGCCTACACAGACCTCGTGCAGAAACA tttAGTGCAGGCCCAGTACTGGCACGACCCTCTCAGTGATGACCTCTATAAGAAACACAGTCTCTTCCTTGCCGACATCAACCAGGAGAGG GTGCTGAATGAGACCTACAAGAAGAACCTGATGGCTCTGGAGAAATTTGTCATGGTCAAGTTCCTGAAGGACACCGTAGTGGACCCAGTGGTCACTGAG TGGTTTGGATTCCTAAAGACAGGCCAAGCTGTGGAGACTGAGACTCTACAGGAGAGTGTACTTTATAAGGAG GACCGTCTCGGGCTGGCACAGATGGATAAGGCCGGTAAGCTGGTGTTCCTGGAGAGCGATGGAGACCACctgcagttcaccagagagTGGTTCACAGCCAAAATCCTACCATACCTTCTCTGA